The Raphanus sativus cultivar WK10039 chromosome 2, ASM80110v3, whole genome shotgun sequence DNA segment aaatatccaaatcaaaccaatttgtATGTTAAGTTTTAGTACTTTGACACATGTTATTGAAATTTATAtgtgatatattattttgtttataaattttgagaaatttaaagtatataatgaattttaaaattttgaaaatataaaacccGGAAGGATCCAaatcgaacccgaaccgaaatttagaaatacccgaatgagGCTAAAATCTTTGAACCCGAActgaaacccgaatgggtacccgaatgccCGCCCCTAGTTTAAGCTCTCAGTTCTTTTACCATCTTCAAAATCATTCACATATGCCTTAGAGCCACCCTCCCCCAATCAGAAGTTCATGTGGGAGTTCATACATTtccccaaaaaagaaaaaattattaaaataatgaacaGTGATGAACTCGGTTGGTTGGAGATCGTCGGGATGAACCCGGATCGTCACGAATTCGCCACGTGACGGTCCTCTAATGAtcgattattttttttttatttaaaacaaaaaaagtaaaaaataaaaaataaataaagttgtgAATCCCAAGGGGGGTTCACTGATGGGATGCTCTTATGATGCAACATTTCCAATTATGTGGTGTGAAACTAATACTAGAaagtatatatagtttaaaagcttgttaaattatttgttaGTATATctgaaaattaagataaaagcttaacagttttaaaagatttattttgattaatttaataaaaatttgtattttaatatgattgatttatttattagatattaaatatttttgataaattgtactaatattttaactattattTAGTTTGATAGATTAATCATTTAATGCATAtagaaaaaatgaatatttttgaaTGTTTAAATCTTTAGTAGGCCATACCATTAAATTAATTCAGTTACATAATGTATGTACTCTAATATTATCTGAATATTTTCAAAAGCATGAACAGCTATATAGTGAATATTTTGCAATAAACAAAAGCGTAGGGAGCAGGGTAATAGTTAATAAATACTGTACCAAATTTAAGAAATAGTGAATAGATCTGCGTTACCAAACGCTCAAGATTCACAAGACCACACTCAGCATTAAAATGCTTAAGTTTACCACAAGTAGCCATAAAGTCTATCCAATGGATGACACAAGACTGATCATTCTTATGAATGCTTTAGTTTGACCTTGTACAAAGCATGATTTCTCTtccttagaaaaatataagaacCTGTCCATAAAGCTCGCAGATGCATCGTAGTCTAGAAACTCAGAGAAGAGTCAAGCCAGAGATTTTTCCAACTAGTGGACAAAACACCAGTCCTAACAGCTTCCTTCATCAAAGAGACATGCAATTGTTCATCTACTACATCGACATATGCATATTACTTCCAATTTTGTTTCACTCGGTGTTATGTCCTTTGCTCAAGAGCATGCAGAAATGGCTTAAGAGAAGACCAAAATCAGTTTAGAAGTTATAGAATTCTCAATCAACATCCACACAAAACGACATCACAACAGAAttctacagaaaaaaaaagataaatcaaaatccaaatttAGTCTAACAAACCAACATAAATTCTACTATTCTCCATCTGATCATTACACCATTCTAGCCATCAACAAAGTAGGATTTCACACGAGCTAGATCTCCTGGGCAATGCAAGGAGATCCCTCAACATGTAAAACCCTTGTTCAAATACTGAACATTTAAAATCCAGAACAAGTTTCTTCAGGACTTGTGAGTTCTCTAAAAAGTACCTAGCTACTTCCATGTGAACATGCCCTCCGATGAAACACTTTATCTTTACAAATTCTGGTGATGACAGCAAACACGGAGGTACAGATGAGAATCTTACATGTACTGCTCTCTTCCTCGAAGGATCATAATCctataaaaccaaaacacaagATCTCATgagagaaaataatatatatatatataagacaaCACGTTCCTCTTAAGGGTTGTGCAAAGAGTTATCACCAGCTTTAAGACGAGCGATTTAAGTTTCGGAAAGCTCTCGAGAAGGGTTGGCATCATCCTATCCAGATTTGATACAGAAAACGTCACTTTTAAGGTGGAGACGTTGCAAAACTGAGGCAATGGGTCGTATGACGGGTATACCCTGTTGTTATTATCAAGAAACTGctctcaccaaaaaaaaaaatcaaaaaaaaagagtgagtAATAGCTTCATCCAAAAATCTATATGTATATGAATTGCATACCTCTATAGTATACAAAGATATCTTCATTTCACTAACTCCTGAAATGCTGTTGAAAAAATCACGAACCATATTGCGCTTTGGTAAGGCGACAACATCGGCAAAATCCTTCTCACCAAAGACAAAAGCAACGTTGACTTTCTCCAAGGACACTGCGTTGGTGATGACTTTCTCAAAGATAAGTATAGGTGTAGTTGATTAAAATTAGCACTGGTTATAATGGGAAAAAAATCAGGGTGGGGCACATGCACATCCCTTATCCTTGACACTGCATTTGGTTGTTGCGTCATCTCATCATGACTTACTTTTACATAAGTTTTTGTCTAATCAGCAATGTCAAGGATAGTGAAATAATGAGATTCTCACAAACACATTACCATTAAAAAAAGGTTACGAACTTGGAATCAGCCACGACACTAATCTAATGAGACTACTGTTGATCGATCGAGCGAAACTTATAAAAAGAGGCGTCGTGTAGTGGAGATTAGAcattggttaaaaaaaaaaatttgaaaacctGGCAGAGATTGTAGGTGAAGCTGTCGTAGTTATCAATCACGATGATGGGACCCTTTTGCTGCTTACTTGATGAATTGACAACAACCGAAGAAGGTGTCGAGTTCGATTGCGACATTTCGATCGAAGCTTTCCTAACCACATGTCTCCGACTCTTCCCCAGAACCGAAACTCCTAATCACTAGAGGGAAGAACAAAGATTAAGCCTTTTGATTCTAAACGAATAACGCCTAAGAAACAGCGATACTTACTGGTCGGATTCGGACAGGGCTTGACGAGAGAAGATGGGTTTAAGCGACTGGTGGTGGAACCGGACTTGAGACATGAAGAAGACTTGTACAATGTAGTAGTAGCAGCCATTTGTCGGAAAGCGAAGATCCTTTCTCTGGttcgaagagagagagagagggggagagATTTTATAAACAAGGAATGCTCTGTGAGAGAGAATTGGGAAGTGGCCCATATTCTTGATTTTATATTCATGGATCATCTCTTATGCAGTGGGTGCATCGATGAAAACCCCTGACCCTTCTCTCTCAAACACATCAACAAAGCCATCACCTTCACCGTACAAATAATCCACATGAAACCTGGTTaatgcactacaagaaaacatcggTATTCTGAGGGACATTCCGAGGGAAAATGATAtcctcggaattttctgacGAAAAACCGAGGAAATTCCAAGGAAACCCAGAAATATGGTTTCTTCGGAATTTCTTCGGAATTTTCTGAGAAAATTCCGAAGAAAACacatttcctcggaatattccgaggaaataccgaggaaaccatgTCCGTCGGAAAAAACCGAcagatatttctaaaattcCGAAGATATTttgtagccgttagagagccgttggaaTAGCCGTT contains these protein-coding regions:
- the LOC108835305 gene encoding FBD-associated F-box protein At5g22730-like — translated: MVRDFFNSISGVSEMKISLYTIEFLDNNNRVYPSYDPLPQFCNVSTLKVTFSVSNLDRMMPTLLESFPKLKSLVLKLDYDPSRKRAVHVRFSSVPPCLLSSPEFVKIKCFIGGHVHMEVARYFLENSQVLKKLVLDFKCSVFEQGFYMLRDLLALPRRSSSCEILLC